The Eulemur rufifrons isolate Redbay chromosome 14, OSU_ERuf_1, whole genome shotgun sequence sequence aaggaaggaaagacggaagaaagaaaagaacaaaaaattaaatgactaACAACTGAAAAATGGGTACATTGAAGTATATTTATACAAAAGATATTATTCAGCAGTTAAACTGAATGCATGTAGCAGAAACAAGTTTGAACTGGTTTTAGTAAGAAAACGCCATTTATTATAAGGACACAAGAGTGTCTCTAGGATACAGCTGGGACTCAGGAACAAACTGGAATTAGGGTAGctgttttaagcattttacatagtTCATCCTTACagcaactcatttaatcctcacagcaaccctatgaagtagggaatattattattgtcatccccattttatagataaggaagctgagaggGTAAGTATTATAACATAACAGCTAGTAAAGTGGTAGAGCCAGGTTTCAAATCCAGGCAGTTTGGCTTCAGAGTCTGTGTTATTGGCCCCTATGCTATATTTCCTGAAAGGGCAATACATACATAgtatgaattaaattttaaatgttactgtATTTTAAACACTATGGAAAGTGATTTGGGGTGCCTTTATATTTCATGGACCAGAGAAAATGTTATAACACTGAAAGTTACCTACTTAATtgcccctttcccctcctccatTCTTGCAGAGTCTTGATTTTGTTCTGGGGTCCACCTCTCCTCCACTTGATTGGTCTACTTGATTGGTCATTGTGTTCCCATTGCCCTGGCCATTGATTGGTTTATGGGTGAGCATGTGACCTAGTTCTGAACAATCAGAAGTTGGAGGAAGTCTGTTGGAGACTTCTGGGAAAGGTTCTTAGTTCTGTTTAAAAAGATACAGGATGTTTCTACCTCTAGATGTTGGTACATGAGGATAGGATTGAGAAGAGAGCTAGCCTGCAGACTGAGACTGGCAGATCAGCAAGATAGAAAGGACTTTGATCCTTGACAACATTGCTGAGCCACTTAATTTACAAGTTCCAGAAATACCCTAATTTAGGACTTTGGTTATATAAGATAATAAATCACTTTATTGGTCAAACTACTTTTAGTTGGGTTTTCTGTCCTCATCTTGGAGAAAGTAATATTTAAGCTGAGCAAAAACCAAGGGAAATAGAGTTCTAGGTGGCGGGAACAACCAATGCTTAGAGCAGGAAACGGCTTGGTATACTGCAGTGTGCAAAGAAGGCAGTGAGCAAGAGGGAGAGTGGTCAGGTATACACGGTGTAGGAGAAATGAAAAGAGGTCAGATCAGATCAATTAACCATgggtttcattttaatttggacTTTTAGTATTATGGAAAATTTGGAGGGTTTTAAGAAAGGGAGTGATGTGATCACATTTTGTATTATGAGCCCTCTGGCTGCCGAGTTAAGAAAGAATTGGGCAGCTGGGTGTAGTAGCTCAGGcctatcctataatcctagcactttgggaggctgaggcaggaggatcgcttgggcccaggagttcaagaccagcctgggcaacatagtgagacctcatctctaaaaaaatagaaaaattagctgggtatggtcgTATGCACCTGTAGTgtgctatttgggaggctgaggtggcaggattgcttgagcccaggagttcaaggctacagtgagctaggatcatgtgattcacttcagcctgggcaacagagcgaaaactcgaaagaaaagaaaagaaagaatggaaggaaaggggagagagggaggggagaaagcaagaaagagggaaagggaaaggaaaggaaaaaggaaagagggagggagggaaggaagacaaaagaaaagaagaaagaattgaaGGAGGGTGAGAAGCAGGTGGATGAGTTACTGCAGTTGTCTAGGCCAAAGATGATGGTGACTTGGGCCAGGCTGATGGCGGGTaaagatggagagaagtggatgTACTGGGGACATATTTTGGAAGTAgatctatagtttttttttttgttttttttttttttggttttgaactAAGGGGTGGGAGAAAGGTAGAATCAAGAATGGCTTACAgtccgggcgcagtggctcacgcctgtaatcgtagcactctgggaggccgaggtgggtagatcatttgagctcaggagttcgagaccagcctgagcaagagcgagaccccgtctctactaaaaatagaaagaaattatatggacaactaaaaatctctatagcaaaaattagccaggcatggtggtgcatgcctgtagtcccagctactcgggaggctgaggcaggaggatcacttaagcccaggagtttgaggttgctgtgagctaggctgacgccatggcactcactgtagcccgggtaacaaagtgagactctgtctcaaaaaaaaaaaaaaaaaaggaatggcttACAGGTTTTGAGTGTTTGGGAACTTGGTGGATGGATGGTGACTCATTTTGGGATGGGGAAGATGAGGTGCAAATTGAACACATGTAGTATCAGGAATTTGGTTTAGGACAGAGCAAGTTGAAGGTGTATGTCAAGTTGGCAGGTAGGTTTATGAATCTGAGGCttagaggagagaagagggctAGAGATTCAGATTTGGTAATGTCACTCAGTACTGACAGTATTTAAAGTCAAGGAACTGGagaagaatgactaaaattagaaTCTAGGTAGACAAGACCAAGATTTGGTGTACTCCAACATTTGGCAGTTGAGCAGAGGAGAAGCAGTAAGTGAGACAGGAGGAACTTGTCAGAGTGTGGTGTTATGGAGGCTAAGAGAGGAAAGCGTTGCAGAATGAGTGGACATGTGATTTGTATGCTGCTGAACTTCTGGGTAAGATGAGAGCACAGAATTAGCTACTGGATTAGGCAACATGAAGGCTGGAGATGGGAGATGGGAGAAAAGAGGAACCCTGGGTAACTCCTGGGTTTCTGGCTTGAGTAACTGGATGGATAGTTTTGCCATTTGCTGAAATGAGGACGCAGAACACCTGGGAGGTTGGGTAGGAGGAAAGATAATGAATTCAGTTTAGGACACATTGAGTCCAAGATGGCTCCAGGATATCCAGCGGGCAGGTAGACATACAGGTCTGAAGTTCAAGAGCACTGGGCTACCTTATGGAAACTGGAAGTTTCAGATGCCCTCAGCATCTCCCTGGCGTTTGCTGGGCTTCTTCAGACAAGAACTCAAACTCTTGCACTAGAATATAAAACACAACTTGGAGAGAAGATTTCTCAGGAGTCCTCTGTGGCTCAGATTTTGGAAGTGTCTGGGACCGGGACTTCTAGAGCTCACAGATGAGATGATCCTGAAGATTTGACAGGAAGATAGGCACTCCCTCTGGGActgcctctgcccctctcccAGGGATCCCTGGTTGAGCCATTAGGCTCTGGTAAAGCGTCTTGCAGGGACAGCCAAGTTCTTTGCTCCACAGTGTCATCTTCTGAAGACCAGCCACAcccagaacacagggaatagacgTGAACATGTAATTGGCTCCATCATCTGGACGCCTCATGCCagcctctttccttcccctcgCCCCATATCCAGTCTGTTCTCTCCGTGCTCCTCCAACACATCTTGGCAATCCAACCTCCCTGCTTTCATGAGGGCCTCAATGTGTTTGGCCTTGTCTTTTGGTCCACATTTGCGATTAGCCTTTTATCAGCCTGTTCTCCCAAGAGACTGGGTGCCCCAGTCTTTTCAAGTCAAAAGTGTTTCTCCAGTGCAAGCCGATAAATGTTTAATGCCAGGATGGGTGGGCTGGCACAGGCAAACACGTGCATGCGTGCAGCACACCCTTCTGCTGCTCCAGAGCTTGGCTACCCGCCCCATAAGAGCCACACTGGTGGGGTTTGTCCCAGTATGAAACCTTGGGAAACCTTGGAGTGGAGAAGGCAATGGCAGCTAGAGAACAAAATAGCAGAGGCCCACAGCTGGGCAGGTGGTGCGAGGGCAGGGGACCTCAACTGGACAGAGGTCCCCAAGATAGCAGGGCTGTGATGGGAAACTAGGAGTCAAGTGATTGGGCACCCACCCACCAATGCCCTTGGGAAGattgtttctcttctctgaacctcagtttccctatatgTATGATCTGGATCTGGCCCAGGTGGCCTCCAAGGACCCTATGTGTGTGCTGAGAGGAACAGGACAACATGTATTTTGTCTATGGCTACATCCCCAGAACCTACCCCAGTACTATGTTATTGACAGTAGATCCATAGGCCTTGCTGGTTTTCAATTGGGGGATGGGAGAAAGTGTGCTgctataatttagaatttttgttcTTACTAAATTTTTCAGGGGGAGTCATGATGAAAGCTTTTAGGCATCTCTAGCCTACCCCATTCAGGCCAGGAAGTCCCCAACACCCTTAGAAGTCTCCCCCCAACCTACTTTCCCAGCCTGATCCCCTGCACACATGCTGAAATCCAGTCAGATGGTCCCCACCTTTCCCCTCCCTGTCTTTGCTCCCACAGTTCCCTCCATCTGGAATGCCCACCCCCTTCTCTGCACATCCAAGTCCCAAGTCCACCCATCCTGAAGAGCCCTGAAAGCCTTCCTAAAGCTCCTCCAAAAAGGAAATGATGTGGACTCCCGTAGTTCTTCATCCATGCTAGCTCTCATGGCAGCTGCTACTTTTCACCTTAATTTGGGACGATAGGTGCCCCTGTCCTAGACCTCCCCCCTGTTGGAGAACAGAGCAGTGTCAGGCTTTTGTTTCCTCAAGGCCTGGTACTGGAGTAGATCTAATAAACAGTCACTTACAGGAGTACATCTCATGGGATCCCGCCATGCCTTCCCTGCCAAAGGTGGGTATGGCTGCACCTCTTCCACAGACCAGgagactgagacccagagaggtcaGGAGACTTTTCTGAGATCATCCAAAAAAGGCAAGGGCTGGGCTGAGcacactggctcatgcctgtaatcctagcactctgggaggtcgaggcgggaggactgcttgagctcgggagtttgagaccagcctgaacaagagtgagaccctgtctctactaaaaatagaaaaacttagccaggcatggtggcaagcacctgtagtcacagctacttggcaGGTGGAGCCAGGAGGatggctagagcccaggagtttgaggttgcagtgagctagactgacgccacggcactctagcccgggcaacagagcgagactccgtcttcCAGTAGTTTCTTGAGAGTGCATGGGATGAAGCCATTTTGATACCTTGCATGCCTAAAACTACCTTTATTCTACTTGTTTGAAAAATATGGCTTGGTATAGATTTCTACATAAAAAATCATTTAccctcagaattttgaagacattgttttatagttttctagcTTCCAATCCAACATTGAGAAGTCTGATGTCATTCTTATCCCCAAACCTTTGTATGTGATCATAGTGACTAGAAGCGTGTGTTTGGGAGTCAGACCTTTCACAAGACTGCCTTTGTGACTTAGATAAATTTCTTAATCTCCCTGTACCTCGgcttcctcatttgcaaaatggggttGTTGGAAGATTAGTGCATACAAAGTCTGCAGTGCCTGGCGCAGAGCGTGCACTAGATACCTGCTAGTATTATTCTTGGATCTCTTTATCAAACCTGGCATTTCGAAcgttttgaaatttaataaaattagcatggtttttttaaaaattcactatgCTGGAATTCAAGAGACTTAtaacatacattttagaaaacttgtattctctgctaatttttttccctccGTCTACAAATACTTCTTTCTGGAACTCCTCTTAGATGTTAAACCTCCTGATTCACCtctgattttcaaacatttttctcttctatcatgtatctttttgtcttgtttggtctattttctgttaaatttcctcaattttatcTTACATCtcctattgaatttttaaattttagcttttttttttatattctaagtGTGTTGTTCTCTTAATTGTCGCTTTGTGGATACTTTAtcctcttttatctctttttttccccttctactcCTCTGTAGAAGGAGTAGATTATCTCTTTCCTctgagtttgttttctgtttgctttgaCTTCTTTCAAGTTGGAGGCTTGCCTCAAATGTCTGGCAATCCTTGACTGCTCATACTTAAGAATGAGGCATTAAAAAGTTTAACGTGGGCCGAGCGGGGtgcctcacgcctataatcctagcactctgggaggctgaggcaggaggactgcttgagctcaggagttccacaccagcctgagcaagagtgagagcccgtctctactaaaaatagaaaattagcaaggcatggtaGTACAcgccttgggcccaggagtttgaggttgcagtgagctacaatgatgccactgcactctagccggacgacagagtgagactctgtctcaacaacaacaaaaagcttaATGTGCTTCAATGAAGCTTTTCAACTGAGAGGCTTCATGGTAGTGATTTTTACAGGGGGCCCCCCAAATGTTTGtatttatgtgtcttttttctgGGCATGTTCATTTATTCTAGTGTACTCTCGTCTTTTACCTGTGCCAAGGAGGGGATGGTATGAGCTTTTTGGCGAGTGTTGTTtatttaagagacaaagtctcactatgttacccaggatggacttgaactcctgggcttgaactcctaggctcaagcaatcctcccacctcagcctcctgagtagcttggactatagcCACACCACTGTGCCAGTTTGGCcagtgtttctgttttgttttgttttttgagacaaagtctcactctgtcacctaggctggagtacagtggcctgatcatagctcactgcagcctggaactcctgggttcaggcgatcctcccaactcagcttccccagtagctaggactacagacgtGTGCCTGTGCCGCCACGCCtcgctaatttatttatttattctttttgtagagattgggtctcactatgttgcccaagctggtctccaactcctagcctcaagcaatcctcctgccttggcctcctaatgtgctgggattacaggtatgagccactgggcctggccttgGCCAGTGTTTTTAATAACTCACTGAGGAAGGGGGCTGGGCAGtctcattttttagtttttttctgttttgagtcAAGCTCCCTGTCCTCTGCTGTGCCTGGTGTTCCTGACTTTCCTTTTACCTGCAGAGGTGAGAGGCAGTCACCTGGATATGTGAAATGGGGAGAGGAGTTTGAGAACTATGAAAGCTAATTATGGGCCctacgtggtggctcatgcctgtaatcctagcactgtgggaggctgaggtgggagggaggttcacttgaacccaagagttcaaggttatggtgagctatgatcatgccactgcactctgcactctacctggggcaacagagcaagactctgtctcaaaaaaaaaaaaaaagctaattacCCTATATATAAACTTTCAATCAGTATCTCTGTTTTTATCCCCCGCTCTCACCCACCCCCCTAGGTACCTCCGGAGCATATCTGCTTGCCTGTTTGTTCCCCCACTCGGAAAGATTCCTCTGTTCTGCTAAGTCAGTGACCTCTCTTCCACCTCCTTTCCATCTTCCAAGAATTGTTGACacctttcttttgttatttcctcCCAAACCTTCTAATCCTTGGGGCTTATGCCTTCACTGAGTCCTTTTCTGTCATCTCAGGGGGAAGATACAAACCTAAATCTGGGTTTTAACCCCCTGGCCCACCAGGATCAAGTTAAACACTCTCACTCTCCACGTTCCCAGACTCTAAATGATCAACTggttcattttataaaactgtgTTGAATTTCAAGGAACCAACCATTAGCCAGAAGAGTTTTTCAACAAATTCCCTTTTTATTTAGTTAGCTAGAAGTTATTCTTTATTGATTGAATCACCAGGAATTTTCAGCACGAGATTTACCATCTTAATGACCACCaaggcctgggctctgggactTGCTCTGCTTCTCCCAGTCCTTAATGGGGTTTAGAGGGAGAGACGTCATGAACAGAGACCAAGTCGTATGGTGGCAGGTTCTCCTTTCCCAGTCATTGGACAAGCTGCTCAATTCTTGTCCAGAGCAGGAAAGAGCCAGTACTTAACAAAAATCtaataaagaaatttaacattgtaTTATAAGATCTCTCTTAACAATTTAGATTTATCAACAGTATTGGTCCAAACGCATTTGCTTCTGATCTAAATTTTTTCATTCTCTAATTTActttttgtgtaattttaataAACAATCTCACTCCCTGTGCAGTAATGAATCAACCGAGTGCAAAGAAAAATCCCTCAAACCCCAATTGCCTCATCTTACTTTggaaagaggaaacagaggtttTTCTACTCCTCTTCTACTGGAGATGAACAAACATCCCTCCAAAGTTCAAAATGTTACTTCTGGCCTTGGAATGTACATAGAGGCAGCTTTTGATGGGCTGATTCAAATCTCCTAGAAAGGGCAGCTGGAACCACTATGCAGGCAGCCTtctttggaaatttcttaaaatcaacTCTTGAGAATCATTCACAATTGTGCACAAAGGCTCTAAGGTCCACACAACTTCTGCTATTTCATCTCACGAGCTGGACTCAGAGGAAGCATTGGAATTGTCAGGAGCAAGAGCAGTAGCAGTGGTCCCACGAGGTAGGACCTCAATAACTCGAGGCTTGTCAATGATCCGGGCCGTCCGGTTTCCCTTTTCCACAATGCCAACAATCCATGCTTGGTGACCCTCTCCGTACTTggaagatttgatttcagaacaAAAGCGAGCTGCCTGTTCTCTTGGCAGACAAATCAGTAATCCCCCAGAGGTTTCAGCTGAGGTTCCTTGAAGGAGCCCAAACCTCCCACTGGCCTTGCtgatggcagccatcttggcAATGATTGGCAGATTATGAATGACAAAGGACACTTCATTTCTTTGTTGTCTTGCAAGGTTCTGAGAGTGTCCTAGAATGCCAAAACCTGTGATATCTGTGGCCGCATGGGCATTAAATGTGTGCATTAATCCAGCAGCAGTTCTGTTTAGGGTAGCCATATTGAACATGGCTTCCTGATAGGCCAGCTCTACCTCTTCTCTGGAGACCACCATCTTTACTTTATTCCATCTTTCTGGATTATCCAGCCATTGGTGGGCATTGACAGCAACTTGGGTTCCTAAGGGTTTGGTTAACACCAGCACGTCCCCAACAACGGCACTGTCGGGCATTATGAATTCATTAGGCTGACACACCACAGTGGCAACTCCACCGATGATAATCCAAGGGTTGACCACCGTCTGTCCACCAGTCACTGCTGTCCCTCCTTCCTCAGCAGCATCCCGAAAGCCTTTGATCATGAGTGGTGTTATCTTTTCCCGTTCCTCCTCACTCATACTCTGGCTGACACTGAGTAACATTAACATGTTGTCGCATTCAGTAATGCCCATGGCGTAGAGGTCACTCAGCACGTTGGCACAAGCTATGCGCCCCATCATGTAGGGATCTTCCACCAAGGGGTAAAAGAAGTCCGTGGTCTGCACCAGCGACAGGCCCCCGTGCCTCAGGGGGATGACGCAGGAGTCCATGCCAatgcccagggctgggagggctgggctggggcccgcTTCGGCTGGCAGGCAGGCTTCCTGGGCCGCCTCTTCCTGGCCTCCGACCAGGCCCCGGCCCAgcgggggccgcgcggccggccgCGTCAGTCCCGCCAGGAGTTTGAGCAGCGTCTCCTGCGGGACCTTGCAGCCTCAGCCCTTCATTCCAGAGAAGCCTGTCAGCCGCCAGCTCGGACTAAGGCCCAACGTCTGGGGCTCGAAGGGCCGGTAGTTGGAGAAGCCCCGGCCCAGAGACGAGCCCGCCGGGCCGCAGGAGCCGTCCGCCGCCGCCATCGCCTCTCCGCCGGCGCCCATCGCCGAGGCTTCCGCCATCGCGCCCGCCGGGCAGGGAGGGGACGGGAGAAGAGGAGAGGGCGGGTTTTGTCTCCACTCAGGTTAATGGGAAGTAACAGTCAAATATCACCCGCACAGATTCTCCGCGGCACGACGCGCGCCGGCCGACTCACGCCACGCGACGCGGCCCCGGCCTTCCCGAGGGAGGAGCCGCCGGCCGCCCGTGGTTAGACCCCTGGTGATTGACAGCCGCGCCATCCAATGACGACTCCGCCGCCGGGAGGCGGGCTTCCTTTCCTCTAAAAGACAAATTACACATCAGCCCCCGGCTTGCAAAACTGCTCCCGGAGAGATTGCAGGCGTGACGTGCTGTACTTTGCTGCCCTTGTCGTTTAAACGATTTCTGGTAAGGGGCTGGCAGGACTCTGCTCCCTTCGGGTCACTTTACCAAGTTCAGCATCTCACAGACGAAGGATGATCGGTCACTCGGCAAACCTTGTGACGGTCACAATTGTCCAAAGGTCACTAGACAGCGCACATGATCAATTCAGGCTAGAAAAATAGCCAAGGGAACACCGGAAAGAATGAGAATTAGAAATTAAGTTTCTACCATTAAGTAAGCAAACTGCAGGAtcaatatgatgaaatattaacATGGACTTCAAAGAAATTTAGTACTTAAAAGTCCAGACACCTACATGAATACTGATGCTGTTTCCGCCACTAGCTGTGAGTCACTTTTCCTCTGCCGGCGCCAGTTTACTCATCTGTGGAACAGAGTAGGTTACCTAGATCTATTCTATTCTAAGGTTCTATATCCaagttaatatatatgaaaatatgataTACCCATGAAAGGCAGTTTGCCAATATCTGTTAAAATTACAACTGCACAAAATACCTTTGACCCAGTAGTTACAATTCTAGGATTCTGTCCAACTGATGTACTCACCAGTATGGGAAAGGATACCTTATTTATTGCTGTGCTGCTTGTAAAATCAACCAAGATATTgggaaaatttaaatgtttatcaatTATAACTAAAATAATGATACTTTTATATAATAGACTGCCATGtaactgtaaaaaagaaaaacatttatgtaAGTATTTGATAGTTACAGTTCTAACAGGCAcaattctaaatgctttacatatattaactaattCTCATAAAAACTGTATGAATTAggattctttttctcattttacagataaggaatatgaggcacagagaggttaaatgacttattCAAGGCCACAGCCAGCTTAGAGTGAAGCTGGGACATGAATCCAGGCAATTTGCTCCAAAGACCACCAGGTTTTTAGAGATGATGTTTAGAGAAACAAGCAAGATTCAGAACAGTATGTATGGAGTCCTAGTATTTgttggaaaagggagaaaatatactCAATAGCATATTTCTGGACCAGCAGTCACCAGAAACTGGTAATATTGGTTACCTGTTGGGAAGAAATGAGTTGGTTGGGGGACAGGAGATTTTTTATCGAattatcattttgtt is a genomic window containing:
- the SEPHS2 gene encoding selenide, water dikinase 2 isoform X3 produces the protein MAEASAMGAGGEAMAAADGSCGPAGSSLGRGFSNYRPFEPQTLGLSPSWRLTGFSGMKGUGCKVPQETLLKLLAGLTRPAARPPLGRGLVGGQEEAAQEACLPAEAGPSPALPALGIGMDSCVIPLRHGGLSLVQTTDFFYPLVEDPYMMGRIACANVLSDLYAMGITECDNMLMLLSVSQSMSEEEREKITPLMIKGFRDAAEEGGTAVTGGQTVVNPWIIIGGVATVVCQPNEFIMPDSAVVGDVLVLTKPLGTQVAVNAHQWLDNPERWNKVKMVVSREEVELAYQEAMFNMATLNRTGGLLICLPREQAARFCSEIKSSKYGEGHQAWIVGIVEKGNRTARIIDKPRVIEVLPRGTTATALAPDNSNASSESSS
- the SEPHS2 gene encoding selenide, water dikinase 2 isoform X1, whose translation is MAEASAMGAGGEAMAAADGSCGPAGSSLGRGFSNYRPFEPQTLGLSPSWRLTGFSGMKGLVGGQEEAAQEACLPAEAGPSPALPALGIGMDSCVIPLRHGGLSLVQTTDFFYPLVEDPYMMGRIACANVLSDLYAMGITECDNMLMLLSVSQSMSEEEREKITPLMIKGFRDAAEEGGTAVTGGQTVVNPWIIIGGVATVVCQPNEFIMPDSAVVGDVLVLTKPLGTQVAVNAHQWLDNPERWNKVKMVVSREEVELAYQEAMFNMATLNRTAAGLMHTFNAHAATDITGFGILGHSQNLARQQRNEVSFVIHNLPIIAKMAAISKASGRFGLLQGTSAETSGGLLICLPREQAARFCSEIKSSKYGEGHQAWIVGIVEKGNRTARIIDKPRVIEVLPRGTTATALAPDNSNASSESSS
- the SEPHS2 gene encoding selenide, water dikinase 2 isoform X2, which translates into the protein MAEASAMGAGGEAMAAADGSCGPAGSSLGRGFSNYRPFEPQTLGLTCLPAEAGPSPALPALGIGMDSCVIPLRHGGLSLVQTTDFFYPLVEDPYMMGRIACANVLSDLYAMGITECDNMLMLLSVSQSMSEEEREKITPLMIKGFRDAAEEGGTAVTGGQTVVNPWIIIGGVATVVCQPNEFIMPDSAVVGDVLVLTKPLGTQVAVNAHQWLDNPERWNKVKMVVSREEVELAYQEAMFNMATLNRTAAGLMHTFNAHAATDITGFGILGHSQNLARQQRNEVSFVIHNLPIIAKMAAISKASGRFGLLQGTSAETSGGLLICLPREQAARFCSEIKSSKYGEGHQAWIVGIVEKGNRTARIIDKPRVIEVLPRGTTATALAPDNSNASSESSS